In the genome of Amia ocellicauda isolate fAmiCal2 chromosome 3, fAmiCal2.hap1, whole genome shotgun sequence, one region contains:
- the LOC136732519 gene encoding constitutive coactivator of PPAR-gamma-like protein 1 isoform X1 produces the protein MGVQGFQEYIEKHCPSAVVPVELQKLARGSLVGGGRQRPPQSPLRLLVDAENCLHRLYGGFYTDWVSGGQWNHMLGYLAALSKACFNGNIELLVCFNGALEKGRLHEWVKRQVNERQTAQQIISHVQNKGTPPPKVWFLPPVCMAHCIRLALLRFHIGVAQSIEDHHQEVISLCRENGFHGLVAYDSDYALCNIPYYFSAHALKLSRNGKSLTTSQYLMHEVAKQLDLNPNRFVIFAALLGNHILPDEDLAAFHWSLLGPEHPLASLKVRAHQLVLPPCDVVIKAVADYVRNIQDVNDLEAIAKDIFKHSQSRTDDKVVRFKKAIEYYSTASKPLHFSPYLVRPNQFGVPAAVPQYVPPQMLNIPPAPLPAKSGVQQLPGQNAYPPSLAEPALGLETSLGKGPPEQNSFGNIPHEGKHTPLYERSSPINPAQGPSPNHVEPAYFNTSSTSSSSENDENSGATANHISDHKGGWEKQGNQSEIIPAGDPGDQTKAEESSMVSPGGQGAEARGNHSGNHGGNSHIPSLLSMPTRNHMDITTPPLPVVAPEVLRVAEHRHKKGLMYPYIYHVLTKGEIKIPVTIEDEANKDLPSAVQLYRPVRQYVYGVLFSLAEAKKKAERLALRRNRLPEYPTVIVKEWAAYKGKSPHTPELVEALPFREWTCPNLKKLWLGKAVEDKNRRMRAFLACMRSDTPAMLNPANVPTPLMVLCCVLRFMLQWPGVRILRRNELDAFLAQALSPKLYEPDQLQELKIDSLDPRGVQLAALFMSGVDMALFANDVCGQPIPWEHCCPWMYFDGKLLQSKLIRANRDKAPLIDLCDGQAEQVAKVEKMRQSILEGLNLSRPAHPLPFPPHGMPFYPTNIYPPPPMPPPQGRGRGLPDLNRCCAARFSGLQAIPSQGGKLEIAGTVVGQWAGSRRGRGRGGFPLQVVSVGGPARGRPRGVISTPVIRTFGRGAKYHARGSKNQGSYQQSRPAYASLANDVGKNKLKPEEPKTPLQSSDGSLAENGVEGKVATQLNGNREDGRAPNQPESALSNDSKMCNTNPHLNALNADSDCHRGEALGASVLKKEE, from the exons ATGGGCGTGCAGGGTTTCCAGGAATACATCGAGAAGCACTGCCCGAGTGCCGTGGTGCCGGTGGAGCTCCAGAAGCTGGCCCGGGGGAGCCTGGTGGGGGGCGGCCGGCAGAGACCGCCCCAGAGTCCGCTCCGGTTGCTGGTGGACGCCGAGAACTGCCTCCACCGGCTCTATGGCGGCTTCTACACCGACTGGGTGAGCGGCGGCCAGTGGAACCACATGCTCGGCTACCTGGCCGCCCTGTCCAAGGCCTGCTTCAACGGCAACATTGAGCTGCTGGTGTGCTTCAATGGCGCCCTGGAGAAGGGCCGCCTTCACGAGTGGGTCAAGCGGCAGGTGAACGAGCGACAGACCGCGCAGCAGATCATCAGCCACGTCCAGAACAAGGGCACCCCGCCGCCCAAGGTCTGGTTCCTGCCCCCGGTGTGCATGGCCCACTGCATCCGCCTGGCGCTGCTCCGCTTCCACATCGGG GTCGCCCAAAGCATCGAGGATCACCACCAAGAGGTGATCTCCTTATGCCGAGAGAACGGCTTCCACGGCCTGGTCGCCTACGACTCTGACTACGCGCTGTGCAACATCCCGTACTACTTCAGCGCCCACGCCCTGAAGCTGAGCCGCAACGGGAAGAGCCTCACTACAAGCCAGTACCTGATGCACGAGGTGGCCAAGCAGCTCGATCTCAACCCAAATCGCTTTGTAATCTTCGCTGCACTTTTAG GTAATCACATTCTGCCTGACGAAGATCTGGCTGCCTTCCACTGGAGTTTACTTGGTCCCGAGCATCCTTTAGCATCATTAAAG GTCCGTGCCCACCAGCTTGTTCTGCCTCCATGTGACGTGGTAATCAAGGCCGTAGCCGACTATGTACGCAACATTCAAGACGTCAATGATTTGGAAGCCATTGCTAAAGACATCTTCAAGCATTCACAG TCTAGAACCGATGACAAAGTTGTCCGATTTAAGAAGGCGATTGAGTACTACTCTACAGCCAGCAAACCCCTACACTTCTCTCCTTATTTAG TCAGACCAAATCAGTTCGGAGTGCCTGCTGCTGTGCCACAATACGTCCCTCCGCAGATGCTTAACATTCCTCCGGCTCCTCTTCCGGCAAAATCTGGG GTCCAGCAGCTGCCGGGCCAGAACGCCTACCCCCCCTCGCTGGCGGAGCCTGCTCTGGGCCTGGAAACGTCTCTGGGGAAAGGGCCGCCAGAACAGAACAGCTTCGGTAACATTCCTCACGAAGGGAAACACACGCCCCTGTACGAGAGGTCCTCTCCCATCAACCCCGCACAGGGTCCCAGCCCCAACCACGTGGAACCTGCCTACTTCAACACCTCGTCCACCTCCTCTTCCTCGGAAAACGACGAGAACAGCGGCGCCACTGCCAA CCACATAAGTGACCATAAAGGAGGATGGGAAAAACAAGGAAATCAGTCAGAAATCATACCAGCCGGGGACCCAGGAGACCAAACAAAg GCCGAAGAATCCTCCATGGTCTCTCCTGGTGGTCAGGGGGCTGAGGCCCGAGGGAACCACAGTGGCAATCACGGCGGCAATTCCCACATCCCGTCTCTCCTGTCGATGCCAACCAGGAACCACATGGACATCACCACCCCCCCCCTGCCAGTGGTCGCCCCGGAGGTCCTGCGCGTGGCGGAGCACCGACACAAGAAGGGCCTCATGTACCCCTACATCTACCACGTCCTCACCAAG GGTGAGATCAAGATCCCAGTCACCATCGAGGATGAAGCGAATAAAGACCTGCCTTCTGCTGTTCAGCTGTACCGGCCGGTGCGACAGTATGTGTACGGAGTCCTCTTCAGCCTGGCCGAGGCCAAGAAAAAAGCCGAGAGACTTGCCCTGCGGAGAAACCGGCTTCCAGAAT ATCCCACCGTGATTGTGAAAGAATGGGCCGCTTACAAGGGCAAGTCTCCCCACACCCCGGAGCTGGTGGAGGCACTGCCGTTCAGGGAGTGGACCTGCCCCAACCTGAAGAAGCTGTGGTTGGGGAAAGCCGTGGAAGACAAGAACCGCAGGATGAGGGCTTTCCTGGCCTGCATGCGATCCGATACTCCTGCCATGTTGAACCCGGCCAACGTCCCCACTCCTCTcatggtgctgtgctgtgtgctgcg GTTTATGTTACAGTGGCCTGGAGTACGAATTCTGCGTCGCAATGAACTCGACGCTTTCTTAGCCCAAGCACTTTCTCCGAAACTATATGAACCTGACCAGCTGCAGGAACTTAAG ATCGACAGCCTCGATCCCCGAGGTGTCCAGCTGGCCGCTCTATTCATGAGCGGTGTAGATATGGCTCTGTTTGCCAACGATGTCTGTGGGCAGCCGATCCCGTGGGAACACTGCTGCCCCTGGATGTACTTTGATGGCAAACTCCTCCAGAGTAAACTCATCAGAGCCAACAGGGACAAAGCCCCGTTAATCGACCTCTGTGATGGTCAG GCCGAACAGGTTGCTAAAGTCGAGAAGATGCGTCAGAGTATTTTGGAGGGTCTGAACCTCTCTCGCCCGGCCCATCCTCTCCCGTTCCCACCTCACGGCATGCCCTTCTACCCCACCAACATCTACCCCCCACCGCCAATGCCACCACCTCAGGGCCGAGGACGGGGACTGCCTG ACTTGAATCGTTGTTGTGCTGCTCGGTTCTCAGGTCTCCAGGCAATTCCTTCCCAAGGTGGCAAACTAGAAATCGCTGGCACTGTTGTGGGCCAGTGGGCGGGCAGCAGACGTGGCCGTGGCCGGGGGGGCTTCCCTCTACAGGTGGTCTCGGTCGGTGGACCTGCTAGAGG GCGTCCCAGGGGGGTCATTTCAACTCCTGTTATAAGGACCTTCGGTAGAGGAGCCAAATACCACGCTAGAGGTTCCAAGAATCAGGGATCATACCAG CAGAGCAGGCCTGCATACGCTTCTTTGGCGAACGACGTGGGCAAGAATAAGCTGAAGCCCGAGGAACCAAAAACTCCTCTGCAGTCCTCGGACGGGTCCCTGGCCGAGAACGGAGTCGAAGGCAAAGTGGCGACCCAGCTGAACGGGAACCGAGAGGACGGCCGGGCTCCCAACCAACCTGAAAGTGCCTTGAGTAATGACTCTAAAATGTGCAATACgaatcctcatttaaatgcactaAACGCAGACAGCGATTGCCACAGGGGCGAAGCTCTGGGTGCCTCTGTCTTAAAAAAAGAAGAGTAA
- the LOC136732519 gene encoding constitutive coactivator of PPAR-gamma-like protein 1 isoform X2, with translation MGVQGFQEYIEKHCPSAVVPVELQKLARGSLVGGGRQRPPQSPLRLLVDAENCLHRLYGGFYTDWVSGGQWNHMLGYLAALSKACFNGNIELLVCFNGALEKGRLHEWVKRQVNERQTAQQIISHVQNKGTPPPKVWFLPPVCMAHCIRLALLRFHIGVAQSIEDHHQEVISLCRENGFHGLVAYDSDYALCNIPYYFSAHALKLSRNGKSLTTSQYLMHEVAKQLDLNPNRFVIFAALLGNHILPDEDLAAFHWSLLGPEHPLASLKVRAHQLVLPPCDVVIKAVADYVRNIQDVNDLEAIAKDIFKHSQSRTDDKVVRFKKAIEYYSTASKPLHFSPYLVRPNQFGVPAAVPQYVPPQMLNIPPAPLPAKSGVQQLPGQNAYPPSLAEPALGLETSLGKGPPEQNSFGNIPHEGKHTPLYERSSPINPAQGPSPNHVEPAYFNTSSTSSSSENDENSGATANHISDHKGGWEKQGNQSEIIPAGDPGDQTKAEESSMVSPGGQGAEARGNHSGNHGGNSHIPSLLSMPTRNHMDITTPPLPVVAPEVLRVAEHRHKKGLMYPYIYHVLTKGEIKIPVTIEDEANKDLPSAVQLYRPVRQYVYGVLFSLAEAKKKAERLALRRNRLPEYPTVIVKEWAAYKGKSPHTPELVEALPFREWTCPNLKKLWLGKAVEDKNRRMRAFLACMRSDTPAMLNPANVPTPLMVLCCVLRFMLQWPGVRILRRNELDAFLAQALSPKLYEPDQLQELKIDSLDPRGVQLAALFMSGVDMALFANDVCGQPIPWEHCCPWMYFDGKLLQSKLIRANRDKAPLIDLCDGQAEQVAKVEKMRQSILEGLNLSRPAHPLPFPPHGMPFYPTNIYPPPPMPPPQGRGRGLPDLNRCCAARFSGLQAIPSQGGKLEIAGTVVGQWAGSRRGRGRGGFPLQVVSVGGPARGRPRGVISTPVIRTFGRGAKYHARGSKNQGSYQSRPAYASLANDVGKNKLKPEEPKTPLQSSDGSLAENGVEGKVATQLNGNREDGRAPNQPESALSNDSKMCNTNPHLNALNADSDCHRGEALGASVLKKEE, from the exons ATGGGCGTGCAGGGTTTCCAGGAATACATCGAGAAGCACTGCCCGAGTGCCGTGGTGCCGGTGGAGCTCCAGAAGCTGGCCCGGGGGAGCCTGGTGGGGGGCGGCCGGCAGAGACCGCCCCAGAGTCCGCTCCGGTTGCTGGTGGACGCCGAGAACTGCCTCCACCGGCTCTATGGCGGCTTCTACACCGACTGGGTGAGCGGCGGCCAGTGGAACCACATGCTCGGCTACCTGGCCGCCCTGTCCAAGGCCTGCTTCAACGGCAACATTGAGCTGCTGGTGTGCTTCAATGGCGCCCTGGAGAAGGGCCGCCTTCACGAGTGGGTCAAGCGGCAGGTGAACGAGCGACAGACCGCGCAGCAGATCATCAGCCACGTCCAGAACAAGGGCACCCCGCCGCCCAAGGTCTGGTTCCTGCCCCCGGTGTGCATGGCCCACTGCATCCGCCTGGCGCTGCTCCGCTTCCACATCGGG GTCGCCCAAAGCATCGAGGATCACCACCAAGAGGTGATCTCCTTATGCCGAGAGAACGGCTTCCACGGCCTGGTCGCCTACGACTCTGACTACGCGCTGTGCAACATCCCGTACTACTTCAGCGCCCACGCCCTGAAGCTGAGCCGCAACGGGAAGAGCCTCACTACAAGCCAGTACCTGATGCACGAGGTGGCCAAGCAGCTCGATCTCAACCCAAATCGCTTTGTAATCTTCGCTGCACTTTTAG GTAATCACATTCTGCCTGACGAAGATCTGGCTGCCTTCCACTGGAGTTTACTTGGTCCCGAGCATCCTTTAGCATCATTAAAG GTCCGTGCCCACCAGCTTGTTCTGCCTCCATGTGACGTGGTAATCAAGGCCGTAGCCGACTATGTACGCAACATTCAAGACGTCAATGATTTGGAAGCCATTGCTAAAGACATCTTCAAGCATTCACAG TCTAGAACCGATGACAAAGTTGTCCGATTTAAGAAGGCGATTGAGTACTACTCTACAGCCAGCAAACCCCTACACTTCTCTCCTTATTTAG TCAGACCAAATCAGTTCGGAGTGCCTGCTGCTGTGCCACAATACGTCCCTCCGCAGATGCTTAACATTCCTCCGGCTCCTCTTCCGGCAAAATCTGGG GTCCAGCAGCTGCCGGGCCAGAACGCCTACCCCCCCTCGCTGGCGGAGCCTGCTCTGGGCCTGGAAACGTCTCTGGGGAAAGGGCCGCCAGAACAGAACAGCTTCGGTAACATTCCTCACGAAGGGAAACACACGCCCCTGTACGAGAGGTCCTCTCCCATCAACCCCGCACAGGGTCCCAGCCCCAACCACGTGGAACCTGCCTACTTCAACACCTCGTCCACCTCCTCTTCCTCGGAAAACGACGAGAACAGCGGCGCCACTGCCAA CCACATAAGTGACCATAAAGGAGGATGGGAAAAACAAGGAAATCAGTCAGAAATCATACCAGCCGGGGACCCAGGAGACCAAACAAAg GCCGAAGAATCCTCCATGGTCTCTCCTGGTGGTCAGGGGGCTGAGGCCCGAGGGAACCACAGTGGCAATCACGGCGGCAATTCCCACATCCCGTCTCTCCTGTCGATGCCAACCAGGAACCACATGGACATCACCACCCCCCCCCTGCCAGTGGTCGCCCCGGAGGTCCTGCGCGTGGCGGAGCACCGACACAAGAAGGGCCTCATGTACCCCTACATCTACCACGTCCTCACCAAG GGTGAGATCAAGATCCCAGTCACCATCGAGGATGAAGCGAATAAAGACCTGCCTTCTGCTGTTCAGCTGTACCGGCCGGTGCGACAGTATGTGTACGGAGTCCTCTTCAGCCTGGCCGAGGCCAAGAAAAAAGCCGAGAGACTTGCCCTGCGGAGAAACCGGCTTCCAGAAT ATCCCACCGTGATTGTGAAAGAATGGGCCGCTTACAAGGGCAAGTCTCCCCACACCCCGGAGCTGGTGGAGGCACTGCCGTTCAGGGAGTGGACCTGCCCCAACCTGAAGAAGCTGTGGTTGGGGAAAGCCGTGGAAGACAAGAACCGCAGGATGAGGGCTTTCCTGGCCTGCATGCGATCCGATACTCCTGCCATGTTGAACCCGGCCAACGTCCCCACTCCTCTcatggtgctgtgctgtgtgctgcg GTTTATGTTACAGTGGCCTGGAGTACGAATTCTGCGTCGCAATGAACTCGACGCTTTCTTAGCCCAAGCACTTTCTCCGAAACTATATGAACCTGACCAGCTGCAGGAACTTAAG ATCGACAGCCTCGATCCCCGAGGTGTCCAGCTGGCCGCTCTATTCATGAGCGGTGTAGATATGGCTCTGTTTGCCAACGATGTCTGTGGGCAGCCGATCCCGTGGGAACACTGCTGCCCCTGGATGTACTTTGATGGCAAACTCCTCCAGAGTAAACTCATCAGAGCCAACAGGGACAAAGCCCCGTTAATCGACCTCTGTGATGGTCAG GCCGAACAGGTTGCTAAAGTCGAGAAGATGCGTCAGAGTATTTTGGAGGGTCTGAACCTCTCTCGCCCGGCCCATCCTCTCCCGTTCCCACCTCACGGCATGCCCTTCTACCCCACCAACATCTACCCCCCACCGCCAATGCCACCACCTCAGGGCCGAGGACGGGGACTGCCTG ACTTGAATCGTTGTTGTGCTGCTCGGTTCTCAGGTCTCCAGGCAATTCCTTCCCAAGGTGGCAAACTAGAAATCGCTGGCACTGTTGTGGGCCAGTGGGCGGGCAGCAGACGTGGCCGTGGCCGGGGGGGCTTCCCTCTACAGGTGGTCTCGGTCGGTGGACCTGCTAGAGG GCGTCCCAGGGGGGTCATTTCAACTCCTGTTATAAGGACCTTCGGTAGAGGAGCCAAATACCACGCTAGAGGTTCCAAGAATCAGGGATCATACCAG AGCAGGCCTGCATACGCTTCTTTGGCGAACGACGTGGGCAAGAATAAGCTGAAGCCCGAGGAACCAAAAACTCCTCTGCAGTCCTCGGACGGGTCCCTGGCCGAGAACGGAGTCGAAGGCAAAGTGGCGACCCAGCTGAACGGGAACCGAGAGGACGGCCGGGCTCCCAACCAACCTGAAAGTGCCTTGAGTAATGACTCTAAAATGTGCAATACgaatcctcatttaaatgcactaAACGCAGACAGCGATTGCCACAGGGGCGAAGCTCTGGGTGCCTCTGTCTTAAAAAAAGAAGAGTAA
- the LOC136732519 gene encoding constitutive coactivator of PPAR-gamma-like protein 1 isoform X3 gives MGVQGFQEYIEKHCPSAVVPVELQKLARGSLVGGGRQRPPQSPLRLLVDAENCLHRLYGGFYTDWVSGGQWNHMLGYLAALSKACFNGNIELLVCFNGALEKGRLHEWVKRQVNERQTAQQIISHVQNKGTPPPKVWFLPPVCMAHCIRLALLRFHIGVAQSIEDHHQEVISLCRENGFHGLVAYDSDYALCNIPYYFSAHALKLSRNGKSLTTSQYLMHEVAKQLDLNPNRFVIFAALLGNHILPDEDLAAFHWSLLGPEHPLASLKVRAHQLVLPPCDVVIKAVADYVRNIQDVNDLEAIAKDIFKHSQSRTDDKVVRFKKAIEYYSTASKPLHFSPYLVRPNQFGVPAAVPQYVPPQMLNIPPAPLPAKSGVQQLPGQNAYPPSLAEPALGLETSLGKGPPEQNSFGNIPHEGKHTPLYERSSPINPAQGPSPNHVEPAYFNTSSTSSSSENDENSGATANHISDHKGGWEKQGNQSEIIPAGDPGDQTKAEESSMVSPGGQGAEARGNHSGNHGGNSHIPSLLSMPTRNHMDITTPPLPVVAPEVLRVAEHRHKKGLMYPYIYHVLTKGEIKIPVTIEDEANKDLPSAVQLYRPVRQYVYGVLFSLAEAKKKAERLALRRNRLPEYPTVIVKEWAAYKGKSPHTPELVEALPFREWTCPNLKKLWLGKAVEDKNRRMRAFLACMRSDTPAMLNPANVPTPLMVLCCVLRFMLQWPGVRILRRNELDAFLAQALSPKLYEPDQLQELKIDSLDPRGVQLAALFMSGVDMALFANDVCGQPIPWEHCCPWMYFDGKLLQSKLIRANRDKAPLIDLCDGQAEQVAKVEKMRQSILEGLNLSRPAHPLPFPPHGMPFYPTNIYPPPPMPPPQGRGRGLPGLQAIPSQGGKLEIAGTVVGQWAGSRRGRGRGGFPLQVVSVGGPARGRPRGVISTPVIRTFGRGAKYHARGSKNQGSYQQSRPAYASLANDVGKNKLKPEEPKTPLQSSDGSLAENGVEGKVATQLNGNREDGRAPNQPESALSNDSKMCNTNPHLNALNADSDCHRGEALGASVLKKEE, from the exons ATGGGCGTGCAGGGTTTCCAGGAATACATCGAGAAGCACTGCCCGAGTGCCGTGGTGCCGGTGGAGCTCCAGAAGCTGGCCCGGGGGAGCCTGGTGGGGGGCGGCCGGCAGAGACCGCCCCAGAGTCCGCTCCGGTTGCTGGTGGACGCCGAGAACTGCCTCCACCGGCTCTATGGCGGCTTCTACACCGACTGGGTGAGCGGCGGCCAGTGGAACCACATGCTCGGCTACCTGGCCGCCCTGTCCAAGGCCTGCTTCAACGGCAACATTGAGCTGCTGGTGTGCTTCAATGGCGCCCTGGAGAAGGGCCGCCTTCACGAGTGGGTCAAGCGGCAGGTGAACGAGCGACAGACCGCGCAGCAGATCATCAGCCACGTCCAGAACAAGGGCACCCCGCCGCCCAAGGTCTGGTTCCTGCCCCCGGTGTGCATGGCCCACTGCATCCGCCTGGCGCTGCTCCGCTTCCACATCGGG GTCGCCCAAAGCATCGAGGATCACCACCAAGAGGTGATCTCCTTATGCCGAGAGAACGGCTTCCACGGCCTGGTCGCCTACGACTCTGACTACGCGCTGTGCAACATCCCGTACTACTTCAGCGCCCACGCCCTGAAGCTGAGCCGCAACGGGAAGAGCCTCACTACAAGCCAGTACCTGATGCACGAGGTGGCCAAGCAGCTCGATCTCAACCCAAATCGCTTTGTAATCTTCGCTGCACTTTTAG GTAATCACATTCTGCCTGACGAAGATCTGGCTGCCTTCCACTGGAGTTTACTTGGTCCCGAGCATCCTTTAGCATCATTAAAG GTCCGTGCCCACCAGCTTGTTCTGCCTCCATGTGACGTGGTAATCAAGGCCGTAGCCGACTATGTACGCAACATTCAAGACGTCAATGATTTGGAAGCCATTGCTAAAGACATCTTCAAGCATTCACAG TCTAGAACCGATGACAAAGTTGTCCGATTTAAGAAGGCGATTGAGTACTACTCTACAGCCAGCAAACCCCTACACTTCTCTCCTTATTTAG TCAGACCAAATCAGTTCGGAGTGCCTGCTGCTGTGCCACAATACGTCCCTCCGCAGATGCTTAACATTCCTCCGGCTCCTCTTCCGGCAAAATCTGGG GTCCAGCAGCTGCCGGGCCAGAACGCCTACCCCCCCTCGCTGGCGGAGCCTGCTCTGGGCCTGGAAACGTCTCTGGGGAAAGGGCCGCCAGAACAGAACAGCTTCGGTAACATTCCTCACGAAGGGAAACACACGCCCCTGTACGAGAGGTCCTCTCCCATCAACCCCGCACAGGGTCCCAGCCCCAACCACGTGGAACCTGCCTACTTCAACACCTCGTCCACCTCCTCTTCCTCGGAAAACGACGAGAACAGCGGCGCCACTGCCAA CCACATAAGTGACCATAAAGGAGGATGGGAAAAACAAGGAAATCAGTCAGAAATCATACCAGCCGGGGACCCAGGAGACCAAACAAAg GCCGAAGAATCCTCCATGGTCTCTCCTGGTGGTCAGGGGGCTGAGGCCCGAGGGAACCACAGTGGCAATCACGGCGGCAATTCCCACATCCCGTCTCTCCTGTCGATGCCAACCAGGAACCACATGGACATCACCACCCCCCCCCTGCCAGTGGTCGCCCCGGAGGTCCTGCGCGTGGCGGAGCACCGACACAAGAAGGGCCTCATGTACCCCTACATCTACCACGTCCTCACCAAG GGTGAGATCAAGATCCCAGTCACCATCGAGGATGAAGCGAATAAAGACCTGCCTTCTGCTGTTCAGCTGTACCGGCCGGTGCGACAGTATGTGTACGGAGTCCTCTTCAGCCTGGCCGAGGCCAAGAAAAAAGCCGAGAGACTTGCCCTGCGGAGAAACCGGCTTCCAGAAT ATCCCACCGTGATTGTGAAAGAATGGGCCGCTTACAAGGGCAAGTCTCCCCACACCCCGGAGCTGGTGGAGGCACTGCCGTTCAGGGAGTGGACCTGCCCCAACCTGAAGAAGCTGTGGTTGGGGAAAGCCGTGGAAGACAAGAACCGCAGGATGAGGGCTTTCCTGGCCTGCATGCGATCCGATACTCCTGCCATGTTGAACCCGGCCAACGTCCCCACTCCTCTcatggtgctgtgctgtgtgctgcg GTTTATGTTACAGTGGCCTGGAGTACGAATTCTGCGTCGCAATGAACTCGACGCTTTCTTAGCCCAAGCACTTTCTCCGAAACTATATGAACCTGACCAGCTGCAGGAACTTAAG ATCGACAGCCTCGATCCCCGAGGTGTCCAGCTGGCCGCTCTATTCATGAGCGGTGTAGATATGGCTCTGTTTGCCAACGATGTCTGTGGGCAGCCGATCCCGTGGGAACACTGCTGCCCCTGGATGTACTTTGATGGCAAACTCCTCCAGAGTAAACTCATCAGAGCCAACAGGGACAAAGCCCCGTTAATCGACCTCTGTGATGGTCAG GCCGAACAGGTTGCTAAAGTCGAGAAGATGCGTCAGAGTATTTTGGAGGGTCTGAACCTCTCTCGCCCGGCCCATCCTCTCCCGTTCCCACCTCACGGCATGCCCTTCTACCCCACCAACATCTACCCCCCACCGCCAATGCCACCACCTCAGGGCCGAGGACGGGGACTGCCTG GTCTCCAGGCAATTCCTTCCCAAGGTGGCAAACTAGAAATCGCTGGCACTGTTGTGGGCCAGTGGGCGGGCAGCAGACGTGGCCGTGGCCGGGGGGGCTTCCCTCTACAGGTGGTCTCGGTCGGTGGACCTGCTAGAGG GCGTCCCAGGGGGGTCATTTCAACTCCTGTTATAAGGACCTTCGGTAGAGGAGCCAAATACCACGCTAGAGGTTCCAAGAATCAGGGATCATACCAG CAGAGCAGGCCTGCATACGCTTCTTTGGCGAACGACGTGGGCAAGAATAAGCTGAAGCCCGAGGAACCAAAAACTCCTCTGCAGTCCTCGGACGGGTCCCTGGCCGAGAACGGAGTCGAAGGCAAAGTGGCGACCCAGCTGAACGGGAACCGAGAGGACGGCCGGGCTCCCAACCAACCTGAAAGTGCCTTGAGTAATGACTCTAAAATGTGCAATACgaatcctcatttaaatgcactaAACGCAGACAGCGATTGCCACAGGGGCGAAGCTCTGGGTGCCTCTGTCTTAAAAAAAGAAGAGTAA